One segment of Oreochromis niloticus isolate F11D_XX linkage group LG8, O_niloticus_UMD_NMBU, whole genome shotgun sequence DNA contains the following:
- the frmpd2 gene encoding FERM and PDZ domain-containing protein 2 isoform X4 has product MGTFVTLAEVLEARGSPLDEDELWCLLLATTDALLEISKKGSGNMCSVLSPGSVLLSANGSLAFKSCARNEDVASFTAPEVQQGHTASSRTAVEKMVVYSLGMTLYWCVDYHLPHNQPVQISAELEGLLLSMCEDMMLRRTDLLTVLETCELHHKASMLPPAERLIRQLVEDVYKISADHVSMADNGSQLTDRSQVVRDRLHRSSFSNSTWSLKKKMSGTFSGVSYSANATGIPSGGRQIERYGSWQQLNRSPGSPYMDGNRNANSRSLTQFDSSMSLNDKKVKDMGPEFIRVLDEPLVVLELPGSIVSKKGKSPTTQRELSVVMPNGQSIVVRCEVKSRGRDVFDMIVAHFNLVEHFYFSLAYIDDNEFFFVDNDTKISKVAPDSWKKVPTATFVLFFRVKFFINDISLLLHKQTRHQYYLQLRRDLLEDRLSCHEETALYLGGLALQTEYGDSMAEVYGRGYYRPDQYVSKSVLEKCALPYIQGELLRLHTNNAQMLTDESELEFLKVCQQLPEYGVLFYRVTREKKPSDGEIILGVCAKGVIVYEVKDGSRSTAQTFYWRDTATISSSKHKFVVECRGSKKKHTFITERSKIAKYLCNLCSAQHKFNNEMNSRQLSHSLVSEENIVQYAAVCRAQSSQLKSFSSSETPQDDSGQTTPQNESMTKLYDDVTAKIEARIKQQRLNEQSACSSSQRSSTVMLSPSCSQRSGSDAPCGSPAARETPTKLGTPSEREVICVSLKKDAKLGLGIVIVGEDTVGRYDLGIFVASIVPGGPADKDGRIRAGGRLISLNHISLEGVTFSEAAEVMQNSPEEVQLIISQPKVSLPLSTVPISPSSNNFRSPGLKKYISQTTPMTDGRSRDDSLDEIVSVMMTPKTSKKLHFPPEVRILSTQDSCSLSSSMNCVKPEEISMELRKISGNLGISISGGINTNLPNGGIYIKSLVPGGAAERDGRLHIGDRLLEIDGTNFQGFTYQQAVECLSKTGEVN; this is encoded by the exons ATGGGTACGTTTGTGACCCTGGCAGAGGTTTTGGAGGCCCGGGGCTCACCGCTGGATGAGGATGAGCTCTGGTGTCTGCTTCTTGCCACTACTGATGCCTTACTCGAAATCTCCAAAAAAG GTTCAGGCAACATGTGCAGTGTGCTGAGCCCAGGCTCAGTGTTGCTCTCAGCAAACGGGAGTCTGGCCTTCAAAAGCTGTGCTCGAAATGAAGACGTGGCCTCCTTCACAGCCCCTGAAGTCCAGCAGGGTCACACCGCCTCCTCGAGGACTGCAGTCGAAAAg ATGGTTGTATACTCACTGGGGATGACTCTTTATTGGTGTGTTGACTATCACCTACCTCACAACCAG CCAGTCCAAATAAGTGCTGAGCTGGAAGGTTTGCTACTGAGCATGTGCGAGGACATGATGTTGAGAAGGACAGACCTGCTAACGGTGCTGGAAACCTGTGAGCTACACCACAAGGCTTCAATGCTTCCTCCTGCAGAGCGCCTCATTAGGCAGCTCGTGGAGGATGTTTACAAAATCTCG GCTGATCACGTCTCTATGGCTGATAATGGATCCCAGCTAACAGACCGCAGTCAAGTGGTCCGGGACAGATTACACA gAAGCTCATTTAGTAACTCAACATGGTCGCTGAAGAAGAAGATGTCCGGAACATTCTCGGGGGTATCTTATTCAGCTAATGCCACAGG GATTCCCTCGGGAGGCCGACAAATAGAGAGGTACGGCAGCTGGCAGCAGCTGAACCGCAGCCCCGGTAGTCCTTATATGGATGGTAATCGAAATGCCAACTCAAGATCCCTCACACAGTTTGACTCCTCAATGAGTCTGAATGATAAGAAAGTAAAG GACATGGGTCCTGAGTTTATTAGAGTGTTGGATGAGCCACTGGTTGTCTTGGAACTTCCTGGATCCATTGTG TCAAAGAAAGGGAAATCTCCTACAACTCAAAGAGAGCTGAGTGTTGTAATGCCGAATGGCCAGAGCATCGTTGTCAGGTGCGAGGTGAAATCCAGAGGAAGAGACGTCTTTGACATGATTGTGGCTCACTTCAACCTTGTGGAGCATTTCTACTTCAGCCTTGCTTACATTGATG ATAATGAGTTTTTCTTTGTGGACAATGATACCAAGATTTCTAAAGTTGCTCCAGATAGCTGGAAAAAAGTGCCTACGGCCACCTTTGTCCTTTTCTTCAGGGTCAAATTCTTCATCAATgacatttctcttctttt GCATAAACAGACCCGTCACCAGTATTACCTCCAGCTTAGGAGAGATCTTTTGGAGGACAGGCTGTCCTGTCATGAGGAGACTGCTCTGTACCTAGGAGGTCTGGCCCTGCAGACGGAGTATGGAGACTCCATGGCTGAG GTATATGGTAGGGGCTACTACCGCCCTGATCAATATGTCTCCAAGAGTGTGTTGGAGAAATGTGCCTTGCCTTACATTCAGGGGGAGCTGTTGCGACTTCATACCAACAACGCTCAAATGCTCACCGACGAATCAGAACTTGAATTTCTCAAG gtgTGTCAACAATTGCCTGAGTACGGCGTTTTGTTCTACCGTGTGACACGGGAGAAAAAGCCTTCAGACGGAGAGATTATTCTTGGGGTTTGTGCCAAAGGTGTCATTGTCTATGAGGTGAAAGATGGCAGTAGATCCACTGCTCAGACTTTCTACTGGAGGGACACAGCAACCATCTCGTCTTCT AAGCATAAATTTGTAGTAGAGTGCCGGGGCAGCAAGAAGAAGCACACGTTCATCACGGAGAGGTCGAAGATAGCCAAATACCTTTGTAACCTTTGTTCAGCGCAGCACAAGTTTAACAATGAGATGAACTCTCGTCAGCTAAGCCACAGCCTGGTGTCAG AGGAGAACATTGTGCAGTACGCAGCAGTGTGCCGTGCTCAGAGCAGCCAGCTCAAGTCTTTCTCAAGTTCTGAGACCCCTCAGGATGACAGCGGTCAGACCACGCCTCAGAATGAGTCCATGACCAAGCTGTATGATGATGTCACAGCCAAGATCGAGGCTCGCATAAAACAGCAGCGCCTCAACGAGCAAAG TGCTTGCTCTAGCAGTCAGCGCAGCAGCACTGTTATGCTCTCACCATCGTGCTCTCAGAGGAGTGGATCTGACGCCCCTTGTGGTTCGCCAGCAGCCCGAG AAACTCCAACTAAACTGGGGACACCATCTGAGAGAGAAGTTATATGTGTTTCCTTAAAGAAAGACGCAAAGCTTGGCCTAG gtaTAGTAATAGTTGGAGAGGACACAGTAGGGCGTTATGATTTGGGCATCTTTGTAGCCTCCATTGTGCCTGGTGGACCTGCTGATAAAGATGGACGGATCAGAGCTG GTGGCCGTCTGATCTCTCTCAACCACATCAGCCTGGAAGGCGTTACCTTCAGCGAGGCAGCAGAGGTCATGCAAAACAGCCCAGAGGAGGTGCAGCTTATTATCTCACAGCCGAAAG TGTCTCTGCCATTATCCACAGTTCCCATCAGTCCCAGCAGTAATAATTTTCGTTCTCCTGggttgaaaaaatatatatctcaGACAACACCAATGACAGATGGACGATCCAGAGATGATAGCCTCGATGAGATTGTGTCAGTAATGATGACGCCAAAGACCAGCAAGAAACTACACTTCCCCCCTGAAGTTCGAATTCTCAGTACACAG GATAGCTGTTCTCTGTCATCATCTATGAACTGCGTGAAGCCGGAAGAGATCAGCATGGAGCTCAGGAAGATATCAGGAAATCTGGGCATTAGCATATCT GGTGGCATCAACACTAACCTTCCTAATGGAGGAATCTACATCAAGAGCCTTGTTCCAGGAGGGGCTGCTGAGAGAGACGGACGTTTGCATATAG GTGACAGACTGTTGGAGATCGACGGCACTAACTTCCAGGGCTTCACCTACCAGCAGGCTGTGGAGTGCTTAAGTAAAACTGGGGAGGTAAATTAA
- the frmpd2 gene encoding tyrosine-protein phosphatase non-receptor type 13 isoform X3, whose translation MGTFVTLAEVLEARGSPLDEDELWCLLLATTDALLEISKKGSGNMCSVLSPGSVLLSANGSLAFKSCARNEDVASFTAPEVQQGHTASSRTAVEKMVVYSLGMTLYWCVDYHLPHNQPVQISAELEGLLLSMCEDMMLRRTDLLTVLETCELHHKASMLPPAERLIRQLVEDVYKISADHVSMADNGSQLTDRSQVVRDRLHRSSFSNSTWSLKKKMSGTFSGVSYSANATGIPSGGRQIERYGSWQQLNRSPGSPYMDGNRNANSRSLTQFDSSMSLNDKKVKDMGPEFIRVLDEPLVVLELPGSIVSKKGKSPTTQRELSVVMPNGQSIVVRCEVKSRGRDVFDMIVAHFNLVEHFYFSLAYIDDNEFFFVDNDTKISKVAPDSWKKVPTATFVLFFRVKFFINDISLLLHKQTRHQYYLQLRRDLLEDRLSCHEETALYLGGLALQTEYGDSMAEVYGRGYYRPDQYVSKSVLEKCALPYIQGELLRLHTNNAQMLTDESELEFLKVCQQLPEYGVLFYRVTREKKPSDGEIILGVCAKGVIVYEVKDGSRSTAQTFYWRDTATISSSKHKFVVECRGSKKKHTFITERSKIAKYLCNLCSAQHKFNNEMNSRQLSHSLVSEENIVQYAAVCRAQSSQLKSFSSSETPQDDSGQTTPQNESMTKLYDDVTAKIEARIKQQRLNEQSACSSSQRSSTVMLSPSCSQRSGSDAPCGSPAARETPTKLGTPSEREVICVSLKKDAKLGLGIVIVGEDTVGRYDLGIFVASIVPGGPADKDGRIRAGGRLISLNHISLEGVTFSEAAEVMQNSPEEVQLIISQPKVSLPLSTVPISPSSNNFRSPGLKKYISQTTPMTDGRSRDDSLDEIVSVMMTPKTSKKLHFPPEVRILSTQDSCSLSSSMNCVKPEEISMELRKISGNLGISISGGINTNLPNGGIYIKSLVPGGAAERDGRLHIGDRLLEIDGTNFQGFTYQQAVECLSKTGEVVSLVVERELVNLPRVSLIADTSSTVSNPSLSSSTSQLRLNNSSSTTPRK comes from the exons ATGGGTACGTTTGTGACCCTGGCAGAGGTTTTGGAGGCCCGGGGCTCACCGCTGGATGAGGATGAGCTCTGGTGTCTGCTTCTTGCCACTACTGATGCCTTACTCGAAATCTCCAAAAAAG GTTCAGGCAACATGTGCAGTGTGCTGAGCCCAGGCTCAGTGTTGCTCTCAGCAAACGGGAGTCTGGCCTTCAAAAGCTGTGCTCGAAATGAAGACGTGGCCTCCTTCACAGCCCCTGAAGTCCAGCAGGGTCACACCGCCTCCTCGAGGACTGCAGTCGAAAAg ATGGTTGTATACTCACTGGGGATGACTCTTTATTGGTGTGTTGACTATCACCTACCTCACAACCAG CCAGTCCAAATAAGTGCTGAGCTGGAAGGTTTGCTACTGAGCATGTGCGAGGACATGATGTTGAGAAGGACAGACCTGCTAACGGTGCTGGAAACCTGTGAGCTACACCACAAGGCTTCAATGCTTCCTCCTGCAGAGCGCCTCATTAGGCAGCTCGTGGAGGATGTTTACAAAATCTCG GCTGATCACGTCTCTATGGCTGATAATGGATCCCAGCTAACAGACCGCAGTCAAGTGGTCCGGGACAGATTACACA gAAGCTCATTTAGTAACTCAACATGGTCGCTGAAGAAGAAGATGTCCGGAACATTCTCGGGGGTATCTTATTCAGCTAATGCCACAGG GATTCCCTCGGGAGGCCGACAAATAGAGAGGTACGGCAGCTGGCAGCAGCTGAACCGCAGCCCCGGTAGTCCTTATATGGATGGTAATCGAAATGCCAACTCAAGATCCCTCACACAGTTTGACTCCTCAATGAGTCTGAATGATAAGAAAGTAAAG GACATGGGTCCTGAGTTTATTAGAGTGTTGGATGAGCCACTGGTTGTCTTGGAACTTCCTGGATCCATTGTG TCAAAGAAAGGGAAATCTCCTACAACTCAAAGAGAGCTGAGTGTTGTAATGCCGAATGGCCAGAGCATCGTTGTCAGGTGCGAGGTGAAATCCAGAGGAAGAGACGTCTTTGACATGATTGTGGCTCACTTCAACCTTGTGGAGCATTTCTACTTCAGCCTTGCTTACATTGATG ATAATGAGTTTTTCTTTGTGGACAATGATACCAAGATTTCTAAAGTTGCTCCAGATAGCTGGAAAAAAGTGCCTACGGCCACCTTTGTCCTTTTCTTCAGGGTCAAATTCTTCATCAATgacatttctcttctttt GCATAAACAGACCCGTCACCAGTATTACCTCCAGCTTAGGAGAGATCTTTTGGAGGACAGGCTGTCCTGTCATGAGGAGACTGCTCTGTACCTAGGAGGTCTGGCCCTGCAGACGGAGTATGGAGACTCCATGGCTGAG GTATATGGTAGGGGCTACTACCGCCCTGATCAATATGTCTCCAAGAGTGTGTTGGAGAAATGTGCCTTGCCTTACATTCAGGGGGAGCTGTTGCGACTTCATACCAACAACGCTCAAATGCTCACCGACGAATCAGAACTTGAATTTCTCAAG gtgTGTCAACAATTGCCTGAGTACGGCGTTTTGTTCTACCGTGTGACACGGGAGAAAAAGCCTTCAGACGGAGAGATTATTCTTGGGGTTTGTGCCAAAGGTGTCATTGTCTATGAGGTGAAAGATGGCAGTAGATCCACTGCTCAGACTTTCTACTGGAGGGACACAGCAACCATCTCGTCTTCT AAGCATAAATTTGTAGTAGAGTGCCGGGGCAGCAAGAAGAAGCACACGTTCATCACGGAGAGGTCGAAGATAGCCAAATACCTTTGTAACCTTTGTTCAGCGCAGCACAAGTTTAACAATGAGATGAACTCTCGTCAGCTAAGCCACAGCCTGGTGTCAG AGGAGAACATTGTGCAGTACGCAGCAGTGTGCCGTGCTCAGAGCAGCCAGCTCAAGTCTTTCTCAAGTTCTGAGACCCCTCAGGATGACAGCGGTCAGACCACGCCTCAGAATGAGTCCATGACCAAGCTGTATGATGATGTCACAGCCAAGATCGAGGCTCGCATAAAACAGCAGCGCCTCAACGAGCAAAG TGCTTGCTCTAGCAGTCAGCGCAGCAGCACTGTTATGCTCTCACCATCGTGCTCTCAGAGGAGTGGATCTGACGCCCCTTGTGGTTCGCCAGCAGCCCGAG AAACTCCAACTAAACTGGGGACACCATCTGAGAGAGAAGTTATATGTGTTTCCTTAAAGAAAGACGCAAAGCTTGGCCTAG gtaTAGTAATAGTTGGAGAGGACACAGTAGGGCGTTATGATTTGGGCATCTTTGTAGCCTCCATTGTGCCTGGTGGACCTGCTGATAAAGATGGACGGATCAGAGCTG GTGGCCGTCTGATCTCTCTCAACCACATCAGCCTGGAAGGCGTTACCTTCAGCGAGGCAGCAGAGGTCATGCAAAACAGCCCAGAGGAGGTGCAGCTTATTATCTCACAGCCGAAAG TGTCTCTGCCATTATCCACAGTTCCCATCAGTCCCAGCAGTAATAATTTTCGTTCTCCTGggttgaaaaaatatatatctcaGACAACACCAATGACAGATGGACGATCCAGAGATGATAGCCTCGATGAGATTGTGTCAGTAATGATGACGCCAAAGACCAGCAAGAAACTACACTTCCCCCCTGAAGTTCGAATTCTCAGTACACAG GATAGCTGTTCTCTGTCATCATCTATGAACTGCGTGAAGCCGGAAGAGATCAGCATGGAGCTCAGGAAGATATCAGGAAATCTGGGCATTAGCATATCT GGTGGCATCAACACTAACCTTCCTAATGGAGGAATCTACATCAAGAGCCTTGTTCCAGGAGGGGCTGCTGAGAGAGACGGACGTTTGCATATAG GTGACAGACTGTTGGAGATCGACGGCACTAACTTCCAGGGCTTCACCTACCAGCAGGCTGTGGAGTGCTTAAGTAAAACTGGGGAG GTAGTGTCCTTGGTTGTGGAGAGGGAGTTGGTCAACCTACCCAGGGTCTCTCTTATTGCTGACACCAGCAGCACTGTATCCAATCCGAGCCTGAGTTCATCTACCAGCCAGCTAAGACTCAACAACTCCTCATCT ACAACACCAAGGAAGTGA
- the frmpd2 gene encoding tyrosine-protein phosphatase non-receptor type 13 isoform X2, translating to MGTFVTLAEVLEARGSPLDEDELWCLLLATTDALLEISKKGSGNMCSVLSPGSVLLSANGSLAFKSCARNEDVASFTAPEVQQGHTASSRTAVEKMVVYSLGMTLYWCVDYHLPHNQPVQISAELEGLLLSMCEDMMLRRTDLLTVLETCELHHKASMLPPAERLIRQLVEDVYKISADHVSMADNGSQLTDRSQVVRDRLHRSSFSNSTWSLKKKMSGTFSGVSYSANATGIPSGGRQIERYGSWQQLNRSPGSPYMDGNRNANSRSLTQFDSSMSLNDKKVKDMGPEFIRVLDEPLVVLELPGSIVSKKGKSPTTQRELSVVMPNGQSIVVRCEVKSRGRDVFDMIVAHFNLVEHFYFSLAYIDDNEFFFVDNDTKISKVAPDSWKKVPTATFVLFFRVKFFINDISLLLHKQTRHQYYLQLRRDLLEDRLSCHEETALYLGGLALQTEYGDSMAEVYGRGYYRPDQYVSKSVLEKCALPYIQGELLRLHTNNAQMLTDESELEFLKVCQQLPEYGVLFYRVTREKKPSDGEIILGVCAKGVIVYEVKDGSRSTAQTFYWRDTATISSSKHKFVVECRGSKKKHTFITERSKIAKYLCNLCSAQHKFNNEMNSRQLSHSLVSEENIVQYAAVCRAQSSQLKSFSSSETPQDDSGQTTPQNESMTKLYDDVTAKIEARIKQQRLNEQSACSSSQRSSTVMLSPSCSQRSGSDAPCGSPAARETPTKLGTPSEREVICVSLKKDAKLGLGIVIVGEDTVGRYDLGIFVASIVPGGPADKDGRIRAGGRLISLNHISLEGVTFSEAAEVMQNSPEEVQLIISQPKVSLPLSTVPISPSSNNFRSPGLKKYISQTTPMTDGRSRDDSLDEIVSVMMTPKTSKKLHFPPEVRILSTQDSCSLSSSMNCVKPEEISMELRKISGNLGISISGGINTNLPNGGIYIKSLVPGGAAERDGRLHIGDRLLEIDGTNFQGFTYQQAVECLSKTGEVVSLVVERELVNLPRVSLIADTSSTVSNPSLSSSTSQLRLNNSSSVSTTLNTISDRPNEYSFVTDDNTKEVTLIKNENGLGFSFLMCELDPPTRDFGSLVRIKQLFPGQPAEQSGRIQEGDVLLAINGQSLKDLSYPKVLKLFKTSPPEVQLTLCRPPPGILPTIDQFTGS from the exons ATGGGTACGTTTGTGACCCTGGCAGAGGTTTTGGAGGCCCGGGGCTCACCGCTGGATGAGGATGAGCTCTGGTGTCTGCTTCTTGCCACTACTGATGCCTTACTCGAAATCTCCAAAAAAG GTTCAGGCAACATGTGCAGTGTGCTGAGCCCAGGCTCAGTGTTGCTCTCAGCAAACGGGAGTCTGGCCTTCAAAAGCTGTGCTCGAAATGAAGACGTGGCCTCCTTCACAGCCCCTGAAGTCCAGCAGGGTCACACCGCCTCCTCGAGGACTGCAGTCGAAAAg ATGGTTGTATACTCACTGGGGATGACTCTTTATTGGTGTGTTGACTATCACCTACCTCACAACCAG CCAGTCCAAATAAGTGCTGAGCTGGAAGGTTTGCTACTGAGCATGTGCGAGGACATGATGTTGAGAAGGACAGACCTGCTAACGGTGCTGGAAACCTGTGAGCTACACCACAAGGCTTCAATGCTTCCTCCTGCAGAGCGCCTCATTAGGCAGCTCGTGGAGGATGTTTACAAAATCTCG GCTGATCACGTCTCTATGGCTGATAATGGATCCCAGCTAACAGACCGCAGTCAAGTGGTCCGGGACAGATTACACA gAAGCTCATTTAGTAACTCAACATGGTCGCTGAAGAAGAAGATGTCCGGAACATTCTCGGGGGTATCTTATTCAGCTAATGCCACAGG GATTCCCTCGGGAGGCCGACAAATAGAGAGGTACGGCAGCTGGCAGCAGCTGAACCGCAGCCCCGGTAGTCCTTATATGGATGGTAATCGAAATGCCAACTCAAGATCCCTCACACAGTTTGACTCCTCAATGAGTCTGAATGATAAGAAAGTAAAG GACATGGGTCCTGAGTTTATTAGAGTGTTGGATGAGCCACTGGTTGTCTTGGAACTTCCTGGATCCATTGTG TCAAAGAAAGGGAAATCTCCTACAACTCAAAGAGAGCTGAGTGTTGTAATGCCGAATGGCCAGAGCATCGTTGTCAGGTGCGAGGTGAAATCCAGAGGAAGAGACGTCTTTGACATGATTGTGGCTCACTTCAACCTTGTGGAGCATTTCTACTTCAGCCTTGCTTACATTGATG ATAATGAGTTTTTCTTTGTGGACAATGATACCAAGATTTCTAAAGTTGCTCCAGATAGCTGGAAAAAAGTGCCTACGGCCACCTTTGTCCTTTTCTTCAGGGTCAAATTCTTCATCAATgacatttctcttctttt GCATAAACAGACCCGTCACCAGTATTACCTCCAGCTTAGGAGAGATCTTTTGGAGGACAGGCTGTCCTGTCATGAGGAGACTGCTCTGTACCTAGGAGGTCTGGCCCTGCAGACGGAGTATGGAGACTCCATGGCTGAG GTATATGGTAGGGGCTACTACCGCCCTGATCAATATGTCTCCAAGAGTGTGTTGGAGAAATGTGCCTTGCCTTACATTCAGGGGGAGCTGTTGCGACTTCATACCAACAACGCTCAAATGCTCACCGACGAATCAGAACTTGAATTTCTCAAG gtgTGTCAACAATTGCCTGAGTACGGCGTTTTGTTCTACCGTGTGACACGGGAGAAAAAGCCTTCAGACGGAGAGATTATTCTTGGGGTTTGTGCCAAAGGTGTCATTGTCTATGAGGTGAAAGATGGCAGTAGATCCACTGCTCAGACTTTCTACTGGAGGGACACAGCAACCATCTCGTCTTCT AAGCATAAATTTGTAGTAGAGTGCCGGGGCAGCAAGAAGAAGCACACGTTCATCACGGAGAGGTCGAAGATAGCCAAATACCTTTGTAACCTTTGTTCAGCGCAGCACAAGTTTAACAATGAGATGAACTCTCGTCAGCTAAGCCACAGCCTGGTGTCAG AGGAGAACATTGTGCAGTACGCAGCAGTGTGCCGTGCTCAGAGCAGCCAGCTCAAGTCTTTCTCAAGTTCTGAGACCCCTCAGGATGACAGCGGTCAGACCACGCCTCAGAATGAGTCCATGACCAAGCTGTATGATGATGTCACAGCCAAGATCGAGGCTCGCATAAAACAGCAGCGCCTCAACGAGCAAAG TGCTTGCTCTAGCAGTCAGCGCAGCAGCACTGTTATGCTCTCACCATCGTGCTCTCAGAGGAGTGGATCTGACGCCCCTTGTGGTTCGCCAGCAGCCCGAG AAACTCCAACTAAACTGGGGACACCATCTGAGAGAGAAGTTATATGTGTTTCCTTAAAGAAAGACGCAAAGCTTGGCCTAG gtaTAGTAATAGTTGGAGAGGACACAGTAGGGCGTTATGATTTGGGCATCTTTGTAGCCTCCATTGTGCCTGGTGGACCTGCTGATAAAGATGGACGGATCAGAGCTG GTGGCCGTCTGATCTCTCTCAACCACATCAGCCTGGAAGGCGTTACCTTCAGCGAGGCAGCAGAGGTCATGCAAAACAGCCCAGAGGAGGTGCAGCTTATTATCTCACAGCCGAAAG TGTCTCTGCCATTATCCACAGTTCCCATCAGTCCCAGCAGTAATAATTTTCGTTCTCCTGggttgaaaaaatatatatctcaGACAACACCAATGACAGATGGACGATCCAGAGATGATAGCCTCGATGAGATTGTGTCAGTAATGATGACGCCAAAGACCAGCAAGAAACTACACTTCCCCCCTGAAGTTCGAATTCTCAGTACACAG GATAGCTGTTCTCTGTCATCATCTATGAACTGCGTGAAGCCGGAAGAGATCAGCATGGAGCTCAGGAAGATATCAGGAAATCTGGGCATTAGCATATCT GGTGGCATCAACACTAACCTTCCTAATGGAGGAATCTACATCAAGAGCCTTGTTCCAGGAGGGGCTGCTGAGAGAGACGGACGTTTGCATATAG GTGACAGACTGTTGGAGATCGACGGCACTAACTTCCAGGGCTTCACCTACCAGCAGGCTGTGGAGTGCTTAAGTAAAACTGGGGAG GTAGTGTCCTTGGTTGTGGAGAGGGAGTTGGTCAACCTACCCAGGGTCTCTCTTATTGCTGACACCAGCAGCACTGTATCCAATCCGAGCCTGAGTTCATCTACCAGCCAGCTAAGACTCAACAACTCCTCATCTGTGAGCACTACTTTAAACACGATATCTGATCGGCCCAACGAGTACAGCTTTGTTACTGATG ACAACACCAAGGAAGTGACTCTGATCAAGAATGAGAATGGGCTGGGCTTCAGCTTCCTAATGTGCGAGCTGGACCCACCCACCCGAGATTTTGGGAGCCTCGTCCGGATAAAGCAGCTCTTCCCGGGTCAGCCTGCTGAGCAGAGCGGCAGAATCCAGGAGGGAGATGTCCTGCTGGCCATCAACGGCCAGTCGCTCAAGGATCTGTCCTATCCA AAGGTGCTAAAGCTTTTCAAAACTTCCCCACCTGAAGTCCAGCTGACCCTCTGTCGTCCTCCACCAG GGATTCTTCCTACAATTGATCAGTTCACTGGCTCATGA